A genome region from Bufo gargarizans isolate SCDJY-AF-19 chromosome 2, ASM1485885v1, whole genome shotgun sequence includes the following:
- the LOC122926866 gene encoding uncharacterized protein LOC122926866, which yields MESEQTGLQTGLPAMGLSRNRPLRIQGEFSTGLFLLTKPQRKPSGSRRLSPELGHETGLRFSSFSPNPGSPKEDEDQYHHSDPGRTRLVQESLVSHLEGNVDQRPVPPSRQERSVNAGTSGASQSQQAETDCLDPERQTLRKKGLSNQEERFHCLDVRRTVLAYIKRTKSWRKSANLLIQFGGRNKGSKASKTSLARWIKETIRECYRLQSSSCPITLRAHSTRAMSATWAEKAGASIDQICRAATWSSSTTFVRHYRLDSMANQDLAFGRKVLQAVVPP from the exons ATGGAATCTGAACAAACAGGTCTTCAGACAGGTCTGCCAGCTATGGGGTTATCCAGAAATAGACCTCTTCGCATCCAGGGGGAATTCTCAACTGGACTGTTTTTACTCACTAAACCCCAGCGAAAACCCAGTGGCAGTAGACGCCTTAGCCCAGAATTGGGACATGAAACTGGCCtacgcttttcctccttttcccctaatCCCGGCAGTCCTAAAGAAGATGAGGACCAGTACCACCACTCTGATCCTGGTCGCACCAGACTGGTCCAAGAGAGCTTGGTATCCCATCTTGAGGGAAATGTCGATCAAAGACCCGTACCCCCTTCCAGACAGGAAAGATCTGTTAACGCAGGGACCTCTGGAGCATCCCAATCTCAACAAGCTGAGACTGACTGCTTGGATCCTGAGAGGCAAACCCTGAGGAAGAAGGGTCTCTCCAATCAG GAGGAGCGGTTCCACTGTCTTGATGTAAGAAGAACGGTCCTCGCCTACATCAAGCGGACAAAATCCTGGAGAAAGTCAGCGAACCTCCTCATCCAATTCGGTGGTAGGAACAAGGGGAGCAAAGCCTCTAAAACCTCTTTAGCccgctggatcaaggagaccatcaGGGAATGTTATAGACTGCAGAGTTCATCCTGCCCCATAACGTTGagggctcattccaccagagccatGTCCGCAACCTGGGCGGAGAAGGCTGGAGCTTCCATCGACCAGATCTGCAGAGCGGCAACCTGGTCCTCCTCCACTACCTTCGTCAGACACTACAGACTGGACTCTATGGCCAATCAGGACTTGGCTTTTGGCCGTAAGGTCCTACAAGCAGTGGTCCCCCCCTAA